The following proteins are co-located in the Aggregatibacter aphrophilus ATCC 33389 genome:
- a CDS encoding tyrosine-type recombinase/integrase, whose translation MARTITPLNSTKIDKAKPQEKEFTLSDGKGLYLLVKPNGAKLWRFNYYKPFTQPKKRALIGVGKYPDISLQQARAIREEYLSLLAQNIDPAIYRQQQEQAKQNELNNTYEAVAWAWLEYRKTKKNFSDNYQKDVISLINRCLLPHFGHLPISQITAPMALKAFKQYQDEGHLEKLKRTIQKHNEIMTYALHRDLISFNPTANIAKEFDSPTVEHFKTLKPEDLSEFMFTLQNAQIHLQTRYLILWQLLTMTRPNEAATAKWADIDEKNRIWTIPAEQMKRGIEHRITLSRQALALLGQIKKLSGGKTYLFPSVKNPQTHVNTQTANAAIKRMGYAGKLVAHGLRSIASTYLNDQGFNSDLIEVALSHLNSDRVKTAYDRGEKLEQRFKLLQAWADFVEQSSQGTLPQFHLKIVA comes from the coding sequence ATGGCACGCACAATCACGCCGTTAAACAGCACGAAAATAGACAAAGCCAAGCCGCAGGAAAAGGAATTTACCCTATCCGATGGCAAAGGGCTTTATCTGTTGGTTAAACCCAATGGGGCTAAGTTATGGCGGTTTAACTATTACAAGCCTTTCACGCAACCAAAGAAAAGGGCGTTAATTGGCGTTGGCAAATACCCTGATATTTCCTTACAGCAGGCAAGAGCAATTAGAGAGGAATATTTATCTTTACTTGCGCAGAATATCGATCCGGCAATCTATCGCCAACAGCAAGAACAAGCTAAGCAAAATGAGCTGAATAATACCTATGAAGCAGTGGCGTGGGCGTGGCTTGAGTATCGCAAAACCAAAAAAAACTTTTCAGATAATTATCAAAAGGACGTTATAAGCTTGATTAATCGTTGCTTATTGCCACATTTCGGACATTTACCCATTTCTCAAATTACCGCGCCAATGGCATTAAAAGCATTTAAGCAATATCAAGATGAAGGACACTTAGAAAAGCTCAAACGGACGATTCAGAAGCATAACGAGATCATGACTTACGCCCTACACCGAGACTTAATTTCTTTTAATCCAACGGCGAATATCGCAAAGGAATTTGACAGCCCAACGGTTGAACATTTTAAAACCCTTAAGCCTGAGGATTTAAGCGAATTTATGTTCACGCTACAAAACGCTCAGATTCACTTACAGACGCGTTATTTGATTTTATGGCAACTGCTCACCATGACAAGACCGAACGAAGCGGCTACGGCGAAATGGGCGGATATTGACGAGAAAAACAGAATATGGACGATTCCGGCAGAGCAAATGAAACGCGGCATTGAACATAGAATCACGTTATCACGGCAAGCCTTAGCCCTGTTAGGACAAATTAAAAAATTGAGTGGCGGAAAAACTTACCTATTCCCCAGCGTAAAGAACCCACAAACCCACGTTAATACGCAAACGGCAAACGCTGCCATTAAGCGAATGGGCTATGCCGGTAAATTGGTAGCGCACGGTTTACGCAGTATCGCTAGCACCTATTTAAACGATCAGGGCTTTAATAGTGATTTGATTGAGGTAGCACTATCACACCTCAATTCAGACCGAGTAAAAACTGCCTATGACAGAGGGGAAAAATTAGAACAGCGATTCAAGCTATTGCAAGCATGGGCGGATTTTGTAGAACAATCCTCACAAGGCACTTTGCCGCAGTTTCATTTGAAGATTGTAGCTTAA